In uncultured Desulfobacter sp., one DNA window encodes the following:
- the aprB gene encoding adenylyl-sulfate reductase subunit beta: MPSFVIAEKCDGCKGGDKTACMYICPNDLMVLDANAMKAYNQEPDQCWECYSCVKICPSQAIEVRGYSDFVPMGAAVQPMMGTEDIMWTCKFRNGVVKRFKFPIRTTPEGEANAYEDLKGKDLSSGLLSTQEADGYVLVAPTELA, translated from the coding sequence ATGCCATCTTTTGTAATCGCAGAAAAATGTGACGGCTGTAAAGGCGGGGACAAGACCGCATGCATGTACATCTGCCCCAATGACCTGATGGTTCTGGATGCAAATGCAATGAAAGCTTACAACCAAGAACCGGATCAGTGCTGGGAATGCTACTCTTGCGTAAAAATCTGCCCCTCCCAGGCCATTGAAGTAAGAGGTTACTCTGACTTCGTGCCCATGGGCGCTGCTGTACAGCCCATGATGGGTACTGAGGACATTATGTGGACCTGTAAGTTCAGAAACGGCGTTGTAAAACGCTTCAAATTCCCCATCAGAACCACTCCCGAAGGCGAAGCCAACGCTTATGAAGATCTGAAGGGTAAAGACCTGTCCTCAGGCCTCCTTTCCACTCAGGAAGCCGACGGTTATGTATTGGTAGCTCCCACCGAGCTGGCATAG
- the aprA gene encoding adenylyl-sulfate reductase subunit alpha: MALPNKPAGEIKVVREPEVEKRDVDVLIVGGGMAACGTAFEIKKWADDDTKILLVDKAALERSGAVAQGLSAINTYIGDNKPEDYVRMVRNDLMGIVREDLIFDLGRHVDDSVHLFEEWGLPIWKKTDDGKNLDGKKGQKAGTLKAGATPVRTGKWQIMINGESYKRIVAEAGKKALGDENILERVFIVEILNDKDDPTRAAGAVGFSVRENKVYIISAKVMMVACGGAVNIYQPRSVAEGKGRAWYPVWNAGSTYTMALRAGAELSMMENRFTPARFKDGYGPVGAWFLLFKAKTVNGLGENYAGSDDAKAELEKYAPYGTAAVTPTCLRNHLMMKEYKEGRGPIIMETTKALAALGETMDKKELKHLESEAWEDFLDMSVGQAGLWCATNTEPEKKDSEIMPTEPYLLGSHSGCCGIWCSGPEEDWVPDSYKWGYNRMTTCKGLFTAGDGVGCSGHKFSSGSHAEGRIIAKSMLQYLKAEGDKVSGFAETDQELVDMVYYPVYNYLDNCEYTTATDVNPNYCKPAGMAMRLMKMTNEYGAGTATFYMTNGKSLEVLMDLFEMFREDLEKIAAGDLHELLRAWEIIHRLYTVQAHTRHIQFREESRFPGFYYRGDFMGQNDEEWFCFVNSSYDKKTNEWTLKKEPYVKIISD, translated from the coding sequence ATGGCATTACCTAACAAACCTGCTGGTGAAATTAAAGTCGTTAGAGAGCCAGAGGTAGAAAAAAGAGATGTTGATGTTCTGATCGTCGGCGGTGGTATGGCTGCCTGCGGTACTGCATTTGAGATCAAAAAATGGGCTGACGACGACACCAAGATCCTGCTTGTCGATAAAGCTGCTCTTGAACGGTCCGGCGCTGTTGCCCAGGGCCTGTCCGCCATCAACACCTACATTGGTGACAACAAACCTGAAGATTATGTCCGCATGGTTCGTAACGACCTGATGGGTATTGTTCGTGAAGACTTGATCTTTGACCTTGGCCGTCACGTTGACGATTCCGTACATCTGTTCGAAGAATGGGGACTTCCCATCTGGAAAAAAACCGACGACGGAAAAAACCTCGACGGGAAAAAAGGTCAGAAAGCCGGTACCCTTAAAGCTGGAGCAACTCCGGTTCGTACAGGTAAATGGCAGATCATGATCAACGGTGAATCTTACAAGAGAATCGTTGCTGAAGCCGGTAAAAAAGCCCTTGGCGACGAAAACATCCTTGAAAGAGTTTTCATCGTTGAAATCCTCAACGACAAAGATGATCCCACAAGAGCTGCCGGCGCAGTTGGTTTTTCCGTACGTGAAAACAAAGTTTACATCATCAGCGCAAAGGTTATGATGGTTGCCTGCGGTGGCGCGGTTAACATCTACCAGCCCCGTTCCGTTGCTGAAGGTAAAGGCCGTGCATGGTATCCTGTATGGAATGCCGGTTCCACTTACACCATGGCTCTTAGAGCTGGTGCTGAACTCTCCATGATGGAAAACCGTTTCACCCCTGCCCGTTTTAAAGACGGTTACGGTCCTGTTGGTGCTTGGTTCCTGCTGTTCAAAGCAAAAACCGTTAACGGCCTTGGTGAAAACTATGCCGGTTCCGACGATGCCAAAGCTGAGCTTGAAAAATATGCTCCTTATGGAACTGCTGCCGTAACACCGACCTGTCTGCGTAACCATCTGATGATGAAAGAATACAAAGAAGGCCGTGGTCCCATCATCATGGAAACCACCAAAGCACTCGCTGCTCTTGGCGAAACCATGGACAAAAAAGAGCTGAAACATCTTGAGTCAGAAGCTTGGGAAGATTTCCTTGACATGTCCGTTGGTCAGGCTGGTCTGTGGTGTGCAACCAATACAGAGCCCGAGAAAAAAGACTCTGAGATTATGCCCACCGAACCGTACCTACTGGGTTCTCATTCCGGTTGCTGCGGCATCTGGTGTTCCGGTCCCGAAGAAGACTGGGTACCCGATTCCTACAAATGGGGTTACAACAGAATGACCACATGTAAAGGTCTGTTCACTGCCGGTGACGGCGTTGGATGCTCCGGTCATAAATTCTCTTCCGGTTCCCATGCTGAAGGCCGTATTATTGCCAAGTCCATGCTTCAGTACCTGAAAGCCGAAGGCGACAAGGTTTCCGGTTTTGCTGAAACTGATCAGGAACTGGTCGACATGGTTTACTATCCGGTATACAACTACCTGGATAACTGTGAATACACCACAGCTACAGACGTTAACCCCAACTACTGCAAACCTGCCGGTATGGCAATGCGTCTGATGAAAATGACCAATGAGTATGGTGCTGGTACAGCTACATTCTACATGACCAACGGCAAATCCCTCGAAGTTCTCATGGACCTGTTCGAAATGTTCCGTGAAGACCTTGAGAAAATTGCTGCCGGCGATCTTCATGAACTGCTCAGAGCTTGGGAAATTATCCATCGTCTCTACACAGTTCAGGCTCACACCCGTCACATCCAGTTCCGTGAAGAATCCCGCTTCCCTGGTTTCTACTACAGAGGCGACTTCATGGGCCAGAATGACGAAGAATGGTTCTGCTTTGTTAACTCTTCTTATGACAAGAAGACTAACGAGTGGACTCTGAAAAAAGAACCCTACGTTAAAATCATCTCCGACTAG
- a CDS encoding CoB--CoM heterodisulfide reductase iron-sulfur subunit A family protein, which yields MTTENSAPVSGSIMVVGGGISGLTTALEAAEVGYEVFLIEKEASLGGRVTQLKHYFPKLCPPTCGLEINYRRLKDNKNIKVYTLSEVQTVDGTPGDYTVTVKTAPRYVNSNCTCCGECEKVCETEISNEFNFGMDRRKAAYLPHNMAFPQRYVMDSAMGKEDRDKVKEACKYDAVDFTMEESTFDLKVGAVVFTTGWQPYDATRIDNLGFGRYQNIITNMMLERLASSNGPTEGKIIRPSDDKAPETIAFAQCAGSRDENHLPYCSYICCLASLKHATYIRAQYPDAKIYIYYIDLRTPGRKYENFYAKLKEDENVFFVKGKVAEVSEESGTGNINLVAEDTISGEKIRQTVDMLVLATGMQPSCAIDKPAADLTFDDEGFIINDFSKGGLFAAGCANKPADVVTSNQNATGMALKAIQTLRR from the coding sequence ATGACTACAGAAAACTCAGCCCCGGTAAGTGGAAGCATTATGGTGGTTGGCGGTGGAATCAGCGGCCTGACAACCGCTTTGGAAGCTGCCGAAGTGGGCTACGAAGTCTTCCTGATTGAAAAGGAAGCCTCCCTTGGTGGAAGAGTCACCCAGCTCAAGCACTACTTCCCCAAACTCTGCCCGCCTACCTGCGGTCTTGAAATCAATTACAGACGCCTCAAAGACAACAAGAACATCAAGGTGTACACGCTTTCCGAGGTACAGACCGTTGACGGCACGCCTGGAGACTACACCGTTACCGTGAAAACCGCACCCCGGTATGTTAACAGCAATTGCACCTGCTGCGGTGAATGTGAAAAAGTATGCGAAACTGAAATCAGCAATGAATTCAACTTCGGCATGGATCGCCGAAAAGCGGCATACCTGCCCCACAACATGGCCTTCCCCCAAAGATATGTCATGGATTCGGCCATGGGCAAAGAAGACCGGGATAAGGTTAAAGAAGCCTGCAAATATGACGCCGTTGATTTTACCATGGAAGAAAGCACATTTGACCTGAAAGTCGGCGCGGTTGTATTCACCACCGGATGGCAACCCTATGATGCCACCCGAATTGACAATCTTGGGTTTGGCCGTTACCAGAACATCATCACCAACATGATGCTGGAACGGTTGGCCTCTTCCAACGGCCCCACCGAAGGTAAAATCATCCGGCCGTCCGACGACAAAGCACCGGAAACCATCGCCTTTGCCCAGTGTGCAGGTTCCAGGGATGAGAACCACCTACCCTACTGCTCATACATTTGCTGCCTGGCATCTTTAAAACATGCCACATACATCAGAGCCCAGTATCCTGATGCAAAAATTTACATCTATTATATTGATCTGCGGACCCCGGGCAGAAAATATGAAAACTTCTATGCCAAACTTAAAGAAGATGAAAATGTTTTCTTTGTAAAAGGCAAAGTTGCTGAAGTCAGTGAAGAAAGCGGCACCGGCAACATCAATCTTGTGGCCGAAGATACCATCTCCGGAGAAAAAATCAGGCAGACCGTTGACATGCTGGTGCTTGCCACCGGAATGCAGCCCTCCTGCGCCATTGATAAGCCTGCAGCGGATCTGACCTTTGATGACGAAGGCTTTATTATCAATGACTTTTCCAAAGGCGGCCTGTTTGCAGCAGGGTGTGCCAATAAACCGGCCGATGTTGTGACATCCAACCAGAATGCAACCGGCATGGCCCTTAAAGCCATTCAGACTCTGAGGAGGTAA
- a CDS encoding FAD-dependent oxidoreductase codes for MDKKYGVYICTGCGIGDTLDIESLKSIPDDEGVNCTTHPFLCSKAGVELIQKDIDEGKVNAMVIGACSRRVNFDVFNFPGCIIERSNLREGVAWPHSRETYPALTEEQKDDGESFDQVQMKAEDYIKMGMIRLEKVNLPEPYQTQSFSKKVLVLGGGVTGMSAALDAAKAGYEVTIVEKEAALGGYAAKLRGQMPVQSPFETLQAPVVDALIQEVEGNANIDVRTNCIVARIAGQPGEFTVTMKKPGEKIPFDVPYPLPPEELVDENGKELDADAAHEKYLKYNEGREDILSLDPNGELYGAVVLAAGWRPDVLEGEAYAHLSIDNPDVVTNDEFEMIAAKGKILKPSNGKEAKSVVFIQSPGKDEDDSDFEYTGSVTSMVALKQARYVREDYADGKAYVVYQHMRTPGLQEYFYKAMQQDDGIFLTKGAVTDVTATSSELMVTAQNTLLGENLVLKADMVVVASGMVPATKDNPIINLAYRQGPGFRDNDIFGQYADSNYICFPYETQRTGVYAAGTIRRAMTIEESMEDAAGAALKAIQCIESANRGMAVHPRSGDMTYPDFFFQRCTQCKRCTVECPFGALDDDARGTPKANPTRCRRCGTCMGACPERIISFADYTIDSIGSQVKAISVPSEDDYDEPPLRFLALVCENDALPALDMVGMNRVDYSPDVRVIPVRCLGSVNTIWIKDALAQGIDGVILIGCKHGDDYQCHFVKGSELAEIRVKKIGDALASLALENERVAFEEVAIDEYDKLPKIINDFVEEVDALGPNPFKGF; via the coding sequence ATGGATAAAAAATACGGCGTATATATCTGCACAGGCTGTGGTATCGGTGACACACTTGACATTGAATCGCTGAAAAGTATCCCCGATGACGAGGGTGTCAATTGCACTACCCACCCGTTCCTGTGCTCTAAGGCAGGTGTTGAACTCATCCAAAAGGACATTGACGAGGGCAAAGTAAACGCCATGGTGATTGGCGCTTGCTCCCGCCGGGTGAATTTTGATGTATTTAACTTTCCCGGATGCATCATTGAACGGTCCAATTTAAGAGAAGGCGTGGCATGGCCCCATTCACGGGAAACCTACCCTGCCCTGACAGAAGAACAAAAGGATGACGGAGAAAGCTTTGACCAGGTCCAGATGAAGGCCGAAGATTATATCAAAATGGGTATGATCCGGTTGGAAAAGGTCAACCTGCCCGAACCTTACCAGACACAGTCTTTTTCCAAAAAGGTACTTGTTCTCGGTGGCGGTGTAACCGGTATGTCTGCAGCCCTTGATGCTGCCAAAGCCGGTTATGAGGTTACCATCGTAGAAAAAGAGGCTGCCCTTGGCGGATATGCGGCTAAGCTGCGCGGCCAGATGCCTGTTCAATCTCCCTTTGAAACCCTTCAGGCACCTGTGGTTGACGCACTTATCCAGGAAGTTGAAGGCAACGCCAATATAGATGTACGCACCAACTGTATTGTGGCACGTATTGCCGGCCAGCCGGGAGAATTCACCGTAACCATGAAAAAACCCGGTGAAAAAATTCCCTTTGACGTACCCTATCCGCTGCCTCCCGAAGAGTTGGTGGATGAAAACGGCAAAGAACTGGATGCCGATGCGGCCCATGAAAAATACCTGAAATACAATGAAGGCAGAGAAGATATTCTTTCTCTTGACCCGAACGGCGAGCTTTACGGTGCTGTTGTTCTGGCAGCCGGCTGGCGCCCCGACGTCCTCGAAGGCGAAGCATACGCTCACCTTTCCATAGACAATCCCGATGTGGTCACCAATGACGAATTTGAAATGATTGCAGCCAAGGGAAAAATTCTGAAACCATCCAACGGCAAGGAAGCCAAAAGCGTTGTATTTATCCAGTCTCCCGGCAAAGATGAAGACGACAGTGATTTTGAATACACCGGCTCCGTCACTTCCATGGTTGCACTGAAACAGGCCCGTTATGTTAGAGAAGACTATGCAGACGGCAAAGCCTATGTTGTTTACCAGCACATGAGGACCCCCGGCCTGCAGGAATATTTCTACAAAGCCATGCAGCAGGATGACGGCATTTTCCTGACCAAGGGCGCTGTGACCGACGTTACTGCGACAAGTAGTGAACTGATGGTGACTGCCCAAAACACACTGCTGGGTGAAAACCTGGTACTCAAAGCCGACATGGTTGTTGTGGCAAGCGGCATGGTTCCGGCCACCAAGGACAACCCGATCATCAACCTGGCCTACCGCCAGGGTCCCGGCTTCAGGGATAATGATATTTTTGGCCAGTATGCGGATTCCAACTATATCTGCTTCCCCTATGAAACCCAGAGAACTGGTGTTTATGCGGCCGGTACCATCCGTCGGGCTATGACCATTGAAGAGTCCATGGAAGACGCCGCCGGTGCTGCACTCAAAGCAATTCAGTGTATTGAAAGTGCCAACCGCGGCATGGCCGTACATCCGCGTTCCGGTGATATGACTTACCCGGACTTCTTCTTCCAGAGATGCACCCAGTGCAAACGCTGTACGGTTGAATGCCCCTTCGGTGCCCTGGATGATGATGCCAGAGGAACCCCAAAAGCCAATCCTACCCGTTGCCGCCGCTGTGGTACCTGTATGGGTGCTTGTCCGGAACGTATTATCTCCTTTGCTGATTACACAATTGACAGTATCGGCTCCCAGGTCAAGGCCATCAGTGTTCCGTCCGAAGACGATTATGATGAACCACCCTTGCGTTTCCTGGCCCTGGTATGTGAAAACGATGCGCTGCCCGCATTGGATATGGTAGGTATGAACCGTGTGGATTACTCACCGGATGTCCGGGTAATTCCAGTTCGCTGCCTGGGTTCCGTGAATACCATCTGGATCAAGGACGCATTGGCCCAGGGTATTGACGGTGTTATTCTCATCGGCTGCAAACATGGTGATGATTACCAGTGCCATTTTGTCAAAGGTTCCGAACTTGCTGAAATCCGCGTGAAAAAGATCGGTGATGCCCTTGCGTCACTGGCCCTTGAAAATGAGCGTGTAGCGTTTGAGGAAGTTGCCATTGATGAATATGACAAACTGCCCAAGATCATCAACGACTTTGTTGAAGAAGTAGACGCACTTGGCCCGAACCCGTTCAAAGGATTCTAA
- the qmoC gene encoding quinone-interacting membrane-bound oxidoreductase complex subunit QmoC yields MSANYIAQPDLGFIAEIRGLGGETLKKCYQCATCSVACPIAPEDSPFPRKEMIAASWGLKDKLISNGDIWLCHQCGDCTDMCPRGAAPGDVLAAIRSAAITEYATPKPLAKAVNDPSKLPYLLGIPAAWFALLAIITMGFGGIMEKIFHFLFGDALGGRLHWSHAHPGAEHVIAHSNFISTWFVDMTFVPTAIFATAVFFLALKRFIVDIHDNAVLEGKTDKTSLDYKALLMSIKNIIPMVLKHDKFNQCGSNKDRATPHMMVLFAFIGLFIVTAVCGIMLYVGGYAGPYPQLNPIKWLANIAGVSLVIGSGIMIKNRLTNKDQVTAYKDWFILGVVFAIGLSGMLTEMARIAEIAWLAYFFYWIHLVAIFNLFAFLPFSKMAHIVYRTVAMGYADYANRK; encoded by the coding sequence ATGAGTGCCAATTATATTGCCCAACCAGATCTGGGATTTATTGCCGAGATTAGAGGTCTTGGCGGAGAAACCCTGAAAAAATGTTACCAATGCGCCACATGTTCCGTGGCCTGCCCCATTGCACCGGAAGACAGCCCCTTTCCCAGAAAGGAAATGATTGCGGCTTCCTGGGGTCTTAAAGACAAACTGATCAGCAACGGCGACATCTGGCTGTGCCACCAGTGTGGCGACTGCACAGATATGTGTCCCCGGGGCGCGGCCCCTGGTGATGTACTGGCAGCCATCCGTTCTGCAGCCATCACCGAGTACGCAACCCCAAAACCCCTTGCCAAGGCAGTAAACGATCCGAGCAAGCTGCCGTATCTGCTTGGTATCCCGGCAGCTTGGTTCGCTCTGCTTGCCATTATCACCATGGGTTTCGGCGGTATCATGGAAAAAATTTTTCATTTTCTGTTCGGAGATGCCCTTGGCGGACGCCTTCACTGGTCCCATGCCCACCCAGGTGCTGAGCACGTTATTGCCCACTCTAACTTTATATCCACCTGGTTTGTGGATATGACGTTTGTTCCCACGGCTATTTTTGCCACTGCCGTTTTCTTTCTTGCTCTGAAACGCTTTATTGTCGACATTCATGACAATGCGGTTCTTGAAGGGAAAACCGACAAAACCAGCCTTGATTACAAAGCTCTTTTAATGTCAATTAAAAATATCATCCCCATGGTATTGAAACATGATAAGTTCAACCAGTGCGGATCCAATAAAGATCGTGCCACCCCGCACATGATGGTGCTTTTTGCCTTTATCGGTCTTTTCATCGTTACTGCAGTATGCGGCATTATGCTTTATGTAGGCGGTTATGCAGGTCCTTATCCCCAGCTGAACCCCATTAAATGGTTGGCCAATATCGCAGGTGTTTCCCTGGTCATCGGTTCAGGTATAATGATCAAAAATAGACTGACCAACAAAGATCAGGTTACTGCCTATAAAGACTGGTTTATTCTTGGTGTTGTATTTGCCATAGGTCTTTCCGGTATGCTCACGGAAATGGCCCGTATAGCTGAAATTGCATGGCTTGCTTACTTCTTTTACTGGATTCATCTGGTTGCTATATTCAACCTGTTTGCATTCCTGCCGTTTTCAAAAATGGCCCACATTGTCTACCGTACGGTTGCCATGGGCTATGCTGATTACGCCAACAGAAAATAA
- a CDS encoding OmpA family protein, which yields MKKLIITGIIFVFSATLFSCATMQTNQQRGTAVGAGTGAAVGAILGQVIGRDTESTLIGAGIGAALGGLAGNQVGKYMDLQERELRHAIAASESASIQREQDILRATFKSETFFDYDSSRLKPGAYPELRRVSDILIKYPHSRIEVAGHTDTKGSVEYNQKLSEQRAEVVANQLIYNGVSGQRVTALGYGESRPISSNDAMNRRVEIVIKPIMESTY from the coding sequence ATGAAAAAATTGATTATCACAGGTATTATTTTTGTTTTTTCAGCCACCCTTTTTTCATGTGCAACCATGCAGACAAATCAACAAAGGGGAACGGCTGTGGGTGCAGGTACCGGCGCAGCCGTCGGCGCCATTTTAGGTCAAGTCATCGGTAGAGACACTGAATCAACGCTGATCGGAGCCGGTATCGGGGCCGCCCTAGGTGGATTAGCAGGTAATCAGGTCGGCAAATATATGGATCTGCAGGAGCGGGAGTTACGACATGCAATAGCAGCATCCGAATCGGCAAGTATACAAAGAGAACAGGATATTCTAAGGGCAACCTTTAAATCCGAAACTTTTTTTGATTATGACTCAAGCCGTTTAAAACCAGGGGCATACCCTGAACTACGACGGGTGTCGGACATCTTAATCAAATATCCTCATTCCCGCATCGAGGTGGCTGGGCACACGGATACAAAAGGTTCGGTAGAATACAACCAAAAACTGTCCGAACAAAGAGCTGAAGTTGTGGCAAACCAATTAATTTACAATGGCGTTTCAGGCCAAAGAGTTACCGCTTTAGGCTATGGAGAATCCCGGCCAATATCTTCTAATGACGCAATGAACCGTCGTGTAGAAATCGTTATTAAGCCGATAATGGAAAGCACATATTAA
- a CDS encoding aminotransferase class I/II-fold pyridoxal phosphate-dependent enzyme — translation MNFIPSSDRMKNVHSDIRGPVFEKAMEMVSAGIDVLRLNTGNPDTFGFSMPDSVRTALVNNVDKAVGYCDLKGMPEARKAICDYHVGKGILNLTMDDIFIGNGVSEVVNMAMTTFLNPGDEILIPSPSYSLWTNMAHIVGATPVLYRCDEASDWYPDVADIQKKITPKTQAIVVINPNNPTGALYSKEVLEQIIQIAKANKLLICSDEIYDRLVMDDLEHVSTAALAPDMPVFTFNGLSKSHIVCGFRCGWAAISGPSQQKGDLIASMTKLAAMRLCGNALTQLVIPAALDDNESTKALISPGGRIYEQRDATLKALDQIEGITYVKNSAAFYLFPKIDAPKFNITNDKKFVMDLLESKHILLVAGSGFDWPDPDHFRIVMLPEPTVLTTAMQQIGDFLSTYRQK, via the coding sequence ATGAATTTCATACCATCTTCAGATAGAATGAAAAATGTCCATTCAGACATTCGCGGTCCTGTTTTTGAAAAAGCCATGGAAATGGTTTCTGCTGGCATTGATGTTCTAAGACTTAATACAGGAAATCCCGATACGTTTGGATTTAGCATGCCTGACAGTGTGCGCACGGCCTTAGTTAATAATGTAGATAAGGCAGTTGGATATTGTGACTTGAAAGGTATGCCCGAGGCCAGAAAAGCCATATGTGACTATCACGTTGGCAAAGGGATTTTGAACCTGACCATGGATGATATATTCATTGGCAACGGGGTCAGTGAAGTTGTCAATATGGCCATGACCACGTTTTTAAATCCCGGTGATGAGATTCTTATTCCATCTCCAAGTTATTCCCTTTGGACGAATATGGCGCATATTGTAGGCGCGACACCCGTGCTTTACCGGTGTGATGAGGCCTCTGATTGGTATCCGGATGTGGCTGATATTCAAAAAAAAATAACACCTAAAACGCAAGCTATCGTTGTTATCAACCCCAACAATCCGACAGGGGCACTATATTCCAAAGAGGTGCTGGAGCAGATCATTCAAATCGCAAAAGCGAACAAGTTGCTTATTTGTTCTGATGAAATTTATGACCGGCTGGTGATGGATGATTTGGAACATGTTTCCACAGCAGCACTTGCACCGGATATGCCGGTCTTCACCTTCAATGGACTATCTAAATCACACATCGTATGCGGGTTCCGTTGTGGCTGGGCAGCAATCAGCGGGCCGAGTCAGCAAAAAGGTGACTTAATCGCATCTATGACGAAACTGGCTGCCATGCGTTTGTGCGGCAATGCTCTCACACAACTTGTGATTCCAGCAGCATTGGATGATAATGAAAGCACAAAGGCGTTGATCTCCCCCGGAGGAAGAATTTACGAACAACGAGACGCGACCCTTAAAGCTTTAGATCAAATCGAGGGAATAACATATGTTAAAAACTCGGCAGCATTCTATCTTTTCCCCAAAATTGATGCCCCCAAATTTAACATTACAAATGACAAAAAATTTGTAATGGATTTGCTGGAGAGCAAGCATATCCTGCTTGTTGCAGGAAGCGGGTTTGACTGGCCGGACCCAGACCATTTTAGAATCGTCATGTTACCGGAACCAACGGTACTGACAACCGCAATGCAGCAAATAGGTGATTTCCTCAGTACCTACCGTCAAAAATAA